From a single Pirellulales bacterium genomic region:
- a CDS encoding DUF1580 domain-containing protein, with protein MIDSQHESLVALADVPSLIPIRRGTKRPHVSCIYRWCQRGLRGVKLESIQVGGTCCTSREALQRFFERLTAARDGNAAPGRTVGQRRKTVDRANAELEKAGW; from the coding sequence GTGATCGACTCTCAGCACGAGAGCCTGGTTGCTCTCGCGGACGTCCCGTCCCTCATCCCCATTCGCCGCGGCACGAAGCGGCCCCACGTTAGCTGCATTTATCGCTGGTGCCAGCGCGGACTTCGCGGCGTGAAGCTCGAGTCCATTCAAGTTGGCGGCACCTGCTGCACGTCGCGCGAGGCGTTGCAGCGATTCTTTGAGAGATTGACCGCTGCTCGCGATGGCAATGCGGCACCGGGACGCACGGTCGGCCAGCGACGAAAGACCGTTGATCGCGCCAATGCCGAACTCGAAAAGGCCGGCTGGTGA